GGCGGATCTGGGTACTTGCTGTTGTAGGACCCGGCCGATGAGGCGAACACCGTGCCGCCGTCTCCGCGATACCCGGTTGAGACCGCCACCAGCGCGCCCTCTTGCTTCAGGAACTCGTTCATCTTCCCGCGAAACCGGTCGCGGCGGCGGGACTCGGCCCTCGGATCGTCATCCTTGGGAGTCTGCGGACCGATCGGCTTCGGCTCCCCCGCCGGACCTCGCGCCGCCGCCGGCGCCGACGGTGACGTGGTTTCGGCGTTCGCGCCAGGAATCTCGAACATCGATCGCCGCCGCAGGTCGGCTTCGGTCAACCGGACGCCGGGCTCATACCGGACCACCGGGGTCTCGCGGGGCAGATCGATGAGCACGATCTTGCCCTTGAGCTTTCCCTTGTAGCGGGCCAGATCCTCCTCGGCGCGCATCGGCGCAAGGATCGGTTCGCCTTCCAAGGTCCCGTTCGTACCCGGGGCCCACGCCAGCGGAAAGCCGATCAGCGTCTGGTAGCCGGGCTCGATCATTTCCGCCTCGAAGCCCGAGTAGGACCACCCCCGCCCGAACGGTCCCCATTTCTCGAGCTTCGTGTTCGCGAGGCCGTACTCGGCCAGCCGCTTCACCGCCCAGTCCCCAGCTTTGCGAAAGCCCGGCGAGTTCGTCAGCCGCGGTCCGTATACGTCGGTGAGATAGAACAGGTGTTCCATCACGTGAGACCGTTCGAACGCCTCCGTACGCAGCCGATGCACCGCGTTCAGGTCCACCGGCTCCTCACCCGAACGCGCCACGAGAGCGGCGCAGAGCAACGCTACGCTGAGGATCCCCAACCGTTTTGCTTTCATGAAAGTTGAGGATAACAGAGGCTTGCCTCCCCCCGGAGAGTACAATTAAGAGAAGCGGCGTGAAGATCACGATTTCCAAGGAGAACTACCTGAAGGCGATCGCCGAGGCCGACGCCGAAGGGGAAACGGTTATCGCCGCGACGCTCGCTCGTTGGCTGAACGTCTCGCCGCCCGCGGTCACCATGGCCATCCGCCGCCTGCGCCGCGACGACTGCATCGCCGTTGACCCCAGCGGCCACATCAAGCTCACCGCCGAAGGGCGTCGCATCGCAGACCGCATTCTCCACCGCCACCACCTCATCGAGCGAATGCTCGTCGAAGTCTTCGGCATGGAGTGGTACAAGGTGCATGACGAAGCCGAGCGCCTGGAACACGCCGTCAGCGAAGACTTCGAGCGCCTCCTCATCCGCAAGCTCGGTGAATCGCAGCCGTGCGTCCACGGCAACCTCGCCGAGATCTCAACGCCCGAACAGCGCCGCCGCCGCGGCTGGCAGCGGATGGATCAAGTCGCGCCCCCGAGCACCGTCACCGTCGTCAGCGTCTACGAGCGCGACCGCCAATTGCTCGAGTACCTCGACGAGCTTTCCGTGCAGCCCGGCGCCCGTGTCGATATCGTCGGCAGAAACTACGACGAAACACTTTCGCTCAAGGTGGGCGGCAACGCGGTGCAACTGGGCGCCTCCGTGGCCGGCAAGATTTGGGTAAAAGCCGACGCCGTCGTTTAACTTACAGCTTTCTTACTTTCCCTTACTTCTCTCTGATTACTCTTGCACCGGAAAGCCGTAGTCTGGATCAGGCATCCAAAGATGCCAATTCCAATACAAAATCGGAGAAACAAATGCTGAAAAAACTGTCGATCGGAGCCGGAGTTCTGAGCCTCGCCGTCACCGGACTCTTCCTGACAAATCCGCCCGAAGCCGCCGCGCGCAGCCGCTGCTACGCGGTGAAGATCCCCGCCCACTACGTCGCCACCAACACACCCTGCGGCCAAGGCGCCTGTGCCGGCGTTCAGTGGATGCCCTCCAACGGAATCGGCTCGCCGATCTGCGTGCCGCTCGACTTCCAGCCCTAGGGCGGCTACATCTCCCGCCGGTTTTCGAGCGACTTCGACATCGTCACTTCATCGGCGTACTCGAGGTCGCTCCCCACCGGAATCCCCATCGCGATCCGCGACACTCGCACGCCCAGCGGCTTGATCAGCCGCGACAGGTACACCGCCGTCGCCTCGCCTTCGACGTTCGGGTTCGTCGCCAGGATGATTTCCTCCACGCCCCCGCCCGCGATCCGCTCGAGCAGCCCCTTGATCCGCAGCCGCTCCGGACCGATCCCGCGCAGCGGAGAAATCGCTCCGTGCAGCACATGGTAGAGCCCCGGGTAAGTCCGCGTCGTCTCGATCGGCAGGATGTTCACCGCCTCCTCCACCACGCAGATCACGTTCGTTTCGCGGTTCGGATCCTTACAGTAGGGGCAGAACTCCCCCTCGCTGATGTTGTTGCAGATCGTGCAAAGACCAAGCGTATCTTTCACGTCGAGGATCGCTTGCGCAAACCGCTGGGCGTCGTCCCGCTGCGCGCGCAACACGTGAAACGCCAGACGCTGCGCCGACTTCTGCCCGATTCCAGGCAGACGCTTGAATTCGGTGATCAGCCGCGCAAGCGGCTCGGCGAAGTCGGCCATCGCGGTCTAGAACAAGCCCTTGGGCAGCCCCATCCCGCCGAGCATCCCCTGCATCTTCTTGCCGGACTCGGCTTCCACCTTGTTCACCGCCTCGTTCATCGCCGCCATCACGAGATCCTGCAGCATCTCGACGTCGCCGGCCACTTCCGGATCGATCTTCACCGCGTGCACGTGCTTGTCGCCGTCCATCGTCACCGTCACCATCCCGCCGCCGGCGGTCGCCTCCACGCGGATCTCCGCGATCTCCTGCTTCAGACGCTCCTGCATCTGCTGCGCCTGCTTCATCATCGATTGCATGTTGCCGGGAAGTTTCATCGGTCACCTATTCCTTCAAATTCCGAACCGTTCGCACCTGGCTTTCGGGGAACATCTGCTGGAAGCGCTGTACTTCCGGATTGGACATCGCCCGCTCGGCCGCTTGCTCGTCGATCTGTCCGCCGGCCGGCTTCGGCGCCGCTGCCGCAGGACCGGCGCTTTCCGCTTCCACGAAGTTGATCCGCAGCGGCTGGCCGGCTACCGCATGCACCGCCGCGCGCATCCCCGAATCGCGAAACGAGAGCTTGAATTCGCGAGGCCCGGAGAAACGAATCTCGCCAGGCCCCTGCGTCACTGTCGAATGTTCCACCGCGTCCACCAGCATCGTTAGCCCGCCGTCGCGCAGGTGCGACAACAGCTTGTCTTTCAAGCTGCCGGGCTCGGCGGGAGGCGGAGCTGCCACCGGAGCTGGAGGCGGCGGAGGCGCTACCGCCGCGGTTTGCGCCGGAGCCGGACGATACCCGCCGGAAGGCGGCGGTGGATTCCGCTTGGGCGGAGCCTGCTGCGGCGCCACGCCGCTGCCTCCGCCACCGGTCAGCCCGGCCAGCGCCTCTTCGATCTTCACGATCCGCGCCGCGTGGATCAACCGCAGCAGCCCGATCTCGAGATGCAGCTTCGGCTGCAGCGAATACTGCAGCTCCCGGTACAGGTCCAGCGTGATCTGCAGATATCGCGCCAGGTCTTCCTCACTGAACCCGCCGGCCGTCTCGGCCAGCCGCTGTTGCTCGGCCGCCGACGCCGCAATCAGCGAACTGCCCTGCCCCGCCACGCGCGCCACCAGCAGATTCCGGAAGTACCGCGCCAGTTCGCGGCAAAAGTGCTGCAGGTTCCGTCCGTTGCGCTCGAGTTCGTGAACGAGCTCCAGCATCCTCTTCGAATCGCTGGCCGAAAGCGCCCGCGTCACCTCGCCCATCGAGTCGAGCGAGAACAGGCCCAGCAGCTCGCGGACCTCGGCCTCCTCGAGCGTATCGCCGCAGCACGCGATCGCCTGGTCCAGCGCCGAAAGCGAATCGCGAACGCTTCCCTCGCCCACCTGCGCCACCACGCCCAGCGCCTCGGCCGATGCCTTCACACCCTCCTGCTCGCAGATTCGCTGCAGCAGGCCCACCAACTCCCCATAGTCCACGCTGCGGAAACTGAACTGCTGGCAGCGCGATGCGATCGTCGTGGGGATCTTGTGCGCCTCGGTGGTGCACAACACGAACACCACCCACTCCGGCGGCTCCTCGAGCGTCTTCAGCAGCGCGTTGAATGCCTCGTTGGTGATCTGGTGCGCTTCGTCGATGATGAAAACCTTGTACCGGTCCCGCGCCGGGCGGTAGCGCACATTCTCGCGCAGTTCGCGCATCTCGTTGATGCCGCGGTTAGACGCCGCGTCGATCTCGATCACGTCCACGGCGTTGCCGCCGGCGATCTCGGTGCAGGCCGCGCACTGCATGCACGGCTCCGGCGTCGGCCCCTTCTCGCAGTTCAGGCACCGCGCCAGGATCCGCGCCACCGTGGTCTTGCCCGTTCCGCGCTGGCCCGAAAAAATGTACCCGTGCGCGATGCGCGCCTGCCCGATCGCGTTGCCGAGCGTCGTCCGCACGTGCTCCTGGCCGATCAGTTCGGAAAAGGTGCGCGGACGATACTTACGCGCGATAACTTGATAGGGTTGCGGCTGAGATGCGGCTGCCAACGGGTCTCCGGAACGTCCACCGATTGCCAGACCCCGGGTGATCCGCGGCACACAAGCTAAACCACTACCGTTGCTTCCTTCCGGACCTGGCGGGGTTCGCGGCCGCCCATTGCACGGAGCCCGGAGCCTGACAATTCACTAGCGTAGCATGCGGCGATTCGGCAGGGCCTCGGCTATAGTGATAGGAATGTCCGGACGCCTCCGCTCCGTTCCTCCATCTGCCAATCCTATGACCAGGCTCGCGCCGAACACTCCGGAGCAATTCGCCGCCGCCCTCGCCGAAGCGGCCGCCGCTGAAAAGCAGATCGAAATCGAGGGCAGCGCAACCAAGAGCCGGATGGGCGGCGCACGCGACCCGGGCGACATCGTCCTCTCCACTTCCGCGCTCAACCGCCTGCTCGAGTATGAACCGGCCGACCTCACCGTATCCGTGGAAGCCGGCATGCTCTGGAACGACCTCCTCAAGACCCTGGCCGCCAACAGCCAGACGATCCCCCTCGACCCGCCCTTTGAGAGCCGCGCTACTGTCGGCGGAGTCCTTGCCGCGAATACTTGCGGCCCCCGCCGCCGCCTGTTCGGCTCGGCGCGCGATGCTGTCATCGGCATGAAATTCGCCACCCTCGAGGGCAAGATCATCCAGTCCGGCGGCATGGTGGTGAAAAATGTGGCCGGGCTCGACCTGGGCAAGCTCATGATCGGATCCTTCGGCACCCTCGCCGCCATCCTCGTCGCCAACTTCAAGGTCACGCCGCTGCCGCCCCGCTCACGTACCTACCGGTTTCGATTTCAGACCCTCGACGCCGTGATGGCCGGGCGAGACCGTATTCTCGCCAGCGTCCTCCAGCCGGCCGCGCTTGATATCCTGAACCCGCATGCCTCGGCCCGCGTCGAAGAACGTGATTGGATCCTCGCCGTCCGCGCCATGGGCAACGAACGCATGATCCGCCGATACACCGACGAGTTCGAAGGAGCCTCCGCCATCGACGGCGACCGAGAGACCGACTTCTGGTCCCGCGTGCGCGAGTTCGGCCCGGACTTTCTCGCCCGGCATGACGACGGCGCCGTTGCCCGCTTCTCAACCACCCTTCACGGCGTGGCCGGCGTTTTGCGCGATCTGCCGGTGCCTTCCATTTGCCGTGCGGGGAACGGCGTCACCTACGGCTTCTTCCCGGACGTGGAAGCGGCGGCCCAATGGGTCCACACCCATGGCGGCGTGCTCGAGTCGATCCCGCCGCGCTCCTGCTCGCCCGACGAGCAGTGGCCGGCGCCCGGTAGCGACCTCGCCGTGATGCGCCGCGTTAAGGCCATGTTCGACCCCGGAAATCTCCTCAATCGAGGTCGCCTCTATGGCCGCATCTAAGACCGTACCCTCCATCGACCGGCCCCAACAGACCGACCTCGACCGCTGCGTCCACTGCGGCCTCTGCCTCAACGCCTGCCCCACCTACCGCGTGCTTGGCATCGAGATGGATTCCCCTCGCGGCCGCGTGTACCAGATGAACCAGGTGGCCAACGGACTCGCCACCATCAACGATTCCTATCTCGAGCACATCGACCTCTGTCTCGCCTGCCGCGGATGCGAATCCGCATGCCCTTCCGGCGTGCAATACGGCCGGTTGATTGAGGCCGCCCGCGCCGAGATCGAGAACACCGTGCCGCGGCCGCTCGCCTCGCGCATCGCCCGATCCGTGGTGTATCGGCGGCTGCTGCCTTCGCGCGCCAACCTCCGCATCGCCGCGGGCCTCCTCTGGATCTACCAGGTCACCGGGCTCCAAAAGCTGATCCGCTCCACTGGGATTCTTAACGCATTTGGAAGACTGGGCAAGCTCGAAGCGCTCTCGCCGGAAGCGCAACTCCCCACCTTCTTTAGCAAGTACGGCCAGGTGTTTCCGCCCGAAGGCGAACGGAAGCGGAAGGTGGCGCTGCTCGGCGGCTGCATCGCCAATATCTCATTCGCCCGGCTGCACGAGGCCACCGTCCGAGTGCTCCGGAAGAACGGCTGCGAAGTCCACGTGCCGGATTCGCAAACCTGCTGCGGCGCTCTTCACGTCCACGCCGGCATCCGCGATGAAGCGCGGCGCCTGGCCCAGCAGAACATCGAAGCGCTCACCGATGGCGGTTACGACGCTATCCTCACCAACACCTCCGGCTGCGGGTCGACGCTCAAGGAGTATCACGAACTGTTCGAGCACGACCCCGCCCTCCACGAACGCGCCGCCCGCTTTTCCGCGCTCGTGAAGGACATCAATGAGTTCCTGGCGTCGCTCGACCTGAACACGGCGATGCAGCCGGTGAAGCGCACCGTCACCTACCAGGATTCCTGCCATCTCTGCCACGGCCAAAAGATCCGGGCACAGCCGCGCAAACTGCTCCGCGCCATCCCGGGCCTGGTGCTCAAGGAAATGGCCGGCGCCGACATCTGCTGCGGATCGGCCGGTGTCTACAACGTGGTTCACAACGATCTCTCCATGCAGTTGCTCGAACGTAAGATGGAGACCGCCAACCGCACCGGAGCCGATACCATCGCAACCGCCAATCCGGGCTGCATCATCCAGCTATCGGCGGGCGCGCGCCTGCATGGAAACAATCAGCAGGTGATGCACGTAGTGGAACTGCTCGACGAGGCCTACGGCGGAGCGGACGCTACTCGCCCTCGTACGGAAACTGCATAACCGCGTCGCGGCAGCGCGCCAGCGCCTCCAGCAGCGTCGGACCCCAACC
This DNA window, taken from Bryobacteraceae bacterium, encodes the following:
- a CDS encoding M20/M25/M40 family metallo-hydrolase; translation: MKAKRLGILSVALLCAALVARSGEEPVDLNAVHRLRTEAFERSHVMEHLFYLTDVYGPRLTNSPGFRKAGDWAVKRLAEYGLANTKLEKWGPFGRGWSYSGFEAEMIEPGYQTLIGFPLAWAPGTNGTLEGEPILAPMRAEEDLARYKGKLKGKIVLIDLPRETPVVRYEPGVRLTEADLRRRSMFEIPGANAETTSPSAPAAARGPAGEPKPIGPQTPKDDDPRAESRRRDRFRGKMNEFLKQEGALVAVSTGYRGDGGTVFASSAGSYNSKYPDPPPSIAITPEHYNRIVRLLEKKIGVKLRIAVKAEFHTETPDSFNVVGEIPGGSKKDEVVMVGAHFDSWHGGTGATDNAAGSAVMMEVVRVLKSLGRPLDRTVRIALWGGEEVGLLGSKAYVKEHFADPEVMRTTSAHAKLAAYFNYDNGTGRIRGVYLQGNDMCRPIFEAWLRPYHDLGATTVTIRNTRGTDHLSFDAVGLPGFQFVQDPVEYETRTHHSNMDTYDHVQEADLKQAAAIIAGFAYHAAMREQMLPRKPLPKPSPPRKEDAPTGGTN
- a CDS encoding metal-dependent transcriptional regulator — its product is MKITISKENYLKAIAEADAEGETVIAATLARWLNVSPPAVTMAIRRLRRDDCIAVDPSGHIKLTAEGRRIADRILHRHHLIERMLVEVFGMEWYKVHDEAERLEHAVSEDFERLLIRKLGESQPCVHGNLAEISTPEQRRRRGWQRMDQVAPPSTVTVVSVYERDRQLLEYLDELSVQPGARVDIVGRNYDETLSLKVGGNAVQLGASVAGKIWVKADAVV
- the recR gene encoding recombination mediator RecR, with the protein product MADFAEPLARLITEFKRLPGIGQKSAQRLAFHVLRAQRDDAQRFAQAILDVKDTLGLCTICNNISEGEFCPYCKDPNRETNVICVVEEAVNILPIETTRTYPGLYHVLHGAISPLRGIGPERLRIKGLLERIAGGGVEEIILATNPNVEGEATAVYLSRLIKPLGVRVSRIAMGIPVGSDLEYADEVTMSKSLENRREM
- a CDS encoding YbaB/EbfC family nucleoid-associated protein, which gives rise to MKLPGNMQSMMKQAQQMQERLKQEIAEIRVEATAGGGMVTVTMDGDKHVHAVKIDPEVAGDVEMLQDLVMAAMNEAVNKVEAESGKKMQGMLGGMGLPKGLF
- the dnaX gene encoding DNA polymerase III subunit gamma/tau, which encodes MAAASQPQPYQVIARKYRPRTFSELIGQEHVRTTLGNAIGQARIAHGYIFSGQRGTGKTTVARILARCLNCEKGPTPEPCMQCAACTEIAGGNAVDVIEIDAASNRGINEMRELRENVRYRPARDRYKVFIIDEAHQITNEAFNALLKTLEEPPEWVVFVLCTTEAHKIPTTIASRCQQFSFRSVDYGELVGLLQRICEQEGVKASAEALGVVAQVGEGSVRDSLSALDQAIACCGDTLEEAEVRELLGLFSLDSMGEVTRALSASDSKRMLELVHELERNGRNLQHFCRELARYFRNLLVARVAGQGSSLIAASAAEQQRLAETAGGFSEEDLARYLQITLDLYRELQYSLQPKLHLEIGLLRLIHAARIVKIEEALAGLTGGGGSGVAPQQAPPKRNPPPPSGGYRPAPAQTAAVAPPPPPAPVAAPPPAEPGSLKDKLLSHLRDGGLTMLVDAVEHSTVTQGPGEIRFSGPREFKLSFRDSGMRAAVHAVAGQPLRINFVEAESAGPAAAAPKPAGGQIDEQAAERAMSNPEVQRFQQMFPESQVRTVRNLKE
- a CDS encoding FAD-binding oxidoreductase, producing MTRLAPNTPEQFAAALAEAAAAEKQIEIEGSATKSRMGGARDPGDIVLSTSALNRLLEYEPADLTVSVEAGMLWNDLLKTLAANSQTIPLDPPFESRATVGGVLAANTCGPRRRLFGSARDAVIGMKFATLEGKIIQSGGMVVKNVAGLDLGKLMIGSFGTLAAILVANFKVTPLPPRSRTYRFRFQTLDAVMAGRDRILASVLQPAALDILNPHASARVEERDWILAVRAMGNERMIRRYTDEFEGASAIDGDRETDFWSRVREFGPDFLARHDDGAVARFSTTLHGVAGVLRDLPVPSICRAGNGVTYGFFPDVEAAAQWVHTHGGVLESIPPRSCSPDEQWPAPGSDLAVMRRVKAMFDPGNLLNRGRLYGRI
- a CDS encoding heterodisulfide reductase-related iron-sulfur binding cluster, with the translated sequence MAASKTVPSIDRPQQTDLDRCVHCGLCLNACPTYRVLGIEMDSPRGRVYQMNQVANGLATINDSYLEHIDLCLACRGCESACPSGVQYGRLIEAARAEIENTVPRPLASRIARSVVYRRLLPSRANLRIAAGLLWIYQVTGLQKLIRSTGILNAFGRLGKLEALSPEAQLPTFFSKYGQVFPPEGERKRKVALLGGCIANISFARLHEATVRVLRKNGCEVHVPDSQTCCGALHVHAGIRDEARRLAQQNIEALTDGGYDAILTNTSGCGSTLKEYHELFEHDPALHERAARFSALVKDINEFLASLDLNTAMQPVKRTVTYQDSCHLCHGQKIRAQPRKLLRAIPGLVLKEMAGADICCGSAGVYNVVHNDLSMQLLERKMETANRTGADTIATANPGCIIQLSAGARLHGNNQQVMHVVELLDEAYGGADATRPRTETA